From a region of the Impatiens glandulifera chromosome 4, dImpGla2.1, whole genome shotgun sequence genome:
- the LOC124934525 gene encoding uncharacterized mitochondrial protein AtMg00810-like produces the protein MLAVYVDDMIITGNDEGEIALLKKRLSKEFEVKDLGQLKYFLGIEIAHGVEGIVLSQRKYMLDLLTETCMLGCKPLVAPIDQKSKLSAEAGEPVDKERYQRLVGRLIYLSHTRPDISFAVSVVSRYMHDPREGHMDAVYQILRYLKSAPGKGVIFRKNGHLSIEGYCDSDWASCADDRKSTSGYCIFVGGNLVSWKSKKQSVVARSTAEAEYRAMALGVAEMIWLRALLVELKMDQEAQMKLWCDNKSAISIANNPVQHDRTKHVEIDRFFIKEKLNNGLLKLGYVTTREQVVDCLTKGLSSLELSRLCDKMGLVDIFRS, from the coding sequence ATGCTGGCAGTGTATGTGGACGACATGATTATCACTGGTAATGATGAGGGTGAGATTGCATTATTGAAGAAGAGGTTGAGTAAGGAGTTTGAAGTGAAAGACTTGGGGCAACTCAAATATTTCCTTGGGATTGAGATAGCTCATGGTGTAGAGGGGATTGTCTTATCTCAAAGGAAGTATATGCTGGATTTACTTACAGAGACATGTATGCTTGGGTGCAAGCCTTTGGTGGCCCCGATCGATCAAAAGTCTAAGCTAAGTGCTGAGGCAGGAGAGCCAGTTGATAAGGAGAGGTACCAGAGGTTAGTTGGTCGCTTGATTTATTTGAGCCACACTCGTCCTGACATCTCCTTTGCGGTGAGTGTGGTGAGTCGCTACATGCATGACCCTAGGGAGGGTCACATGGATGCGGTGTACCAGATCCTGAGATACTTGAAGAGTGCACCAGGCAAGGGGGTGATCTTTCGCAAGAATGGGCATTTGAGTATTGAGGGATATTGTGATTCAGACTGGGCTAGTTGTGCCGATGACAGGAAGTCCACGTCTGGATATTGCATATTTGTAGGAGGCAATCTGGTCTCCTGGAAGAGCAAGAAACAGTCGGTAGTTGCGAGATCCACAGCCGAGGCAGAGTACAGGGCTATGGCTTTAGGTGTTGCAGAGATGATATGGTTGAGAGCTCTGTTGGTGGAGCTCAAAATGGACCAAGAGGCACAAATGAAGCTGTGGTGCGACAATAAGTCAGCTATTAGCATTGCTAATAACCCTGTGCAGCATGACAGGACCAAGCATGTAGAGATTGACAGATTTTTCATCAAGGAAAAACTGAATAACGGACTACTTAAACTAGGATATGTAACTACTAGAGAGCAAGTGGTTGACTGTCTCACTAAAGGGCTTAGTTCGTTAGAATTGTCGAGACTATGTGACAAGATGGGCCTTGTGGATATCTTTCGTTCGTAG